A genomic region of Methanosarcina thermophila TM-1 contains the following coding sequences:
- the thiL gene encoding thiamine-phosphate kinase, whose product MKDTKVSSIGERALISILSEIFKAPDGKEKGQEGILIGAGSDDCAVLDLKGEDCLVVTTDMLHRTTDFPEEMTAWQMGWMSAAVNLSDVAAMGAEPIGLIMAIGMPSDTEINFVEALAKGMQACAEFCGTAIIGGDLDTHAELTITGTALGKVKKSQLLLRRGARPGDLVCVTGYTGSAGAALEALQLKKPVSETVLKALFEPIPRIKEARQMAESGAVTSMIDTSDGLAMSLYDLARQSHVGFRIWEDSLPILKEVREFASNPDKLRELALYTGGDFELLFTIDPQEMKKVQNICNLTVIGECTMYEAGIVLESPECKLTTIAQRGYQQLKAETIDGSS is encoded by the coding sequence ATGAAAGACACAAAAGTATCTTCAATTGGGGAACGCGCTCTAATCTCCATCTTATCCGAGATTTTTAAAGCTCCTGATGGCAAGGAAAAAGGGCAGGAAGGAATCCTTATTGGTGCAGGTTCGGATGACTGCGCCGTCCTTGACCTGAAAGGCGAAGACTGCCTGGTTGTTACTACCGATATGCTGCACAGAACCACGGATTTTCCGGAGGAGATGACAGCCTGGCAAATGGGCTGGATGTCAGCAGCGGTAAACCTCAGTGATGTTGCAGCCATGGGTGCAGAACCCATAGGGCTTATTATGGCAATCGGGATGCCTTCAGATACCGAAATTAATTTTGTTGAAGCGCTTGCAAAAGGTATGCAGGCGTGTGCTGAATTCTGTGGAACTGCGATTATCGGAGGCGATCTTGACACCCACGCAGAACTGACGATTACAGGGACGGCGCTGGGCAAGGTAAAAAAAAGTCAGCTCCTTCTTCGGCGCGGAGCAAGACCAGGTGATCTTGTATGCGTCACTGGATATACAGGCTCAGCGGGGGCAGCTCTGGAAGCCCTACAATTGAAAAAACCAGTGAGTGAGACTGTTCTGAAGGCACTTTTTGAGCCAATTCCGCGCATTAAGGAAGCCAGACAAATGGCAGAGTCCGGGGCAGTCACATCCATGATAGATACAAGTGACGGTCTTGCAATGTCTCTTTACGACCTTGCCAGACAGAGCCATGTAGGCTTCAGGATCTGGGAAGATTCCCTTCCTATCCTCAAAGAAGTCAGAGAATTCGCCTCAAACCCCGACAAACTGAGGGAACTTGCCCTCTATACAGGCGGAGATTTTGAACTTCTTTTTACAATTGACCCGCAAGAGATGAAAAAAGTACAAAATATATGTAACTTAACTGTTATAGGAGAATGCACAATGTATGAAGCGGGCATTGTACTTGAATCCCCCGAATGCAAGCTTACAACTATAGCGCAGCGAGGATACCAGCAGCTAAAAGCCGAGACAATTGATGGGTCCTCCTGA
- a CDS encoding anaerobic ribonucleoside-triphosphate reductase activating protein, which produces MRLNYAGIVPISTVDWRGRAAVTIFFRGCPLRCAYCLNHQYLDESKYVELDFVKDQIKKSKPFVSAVVFSGGEPLMQDVIVPLAEFVREMGLAIGIHTNGCYPEMANELIKRKLVDKFFVDIKAPPDNPDLYGKVAGFGEYEAVKKTPEKIITSLIETLEIVDSCGMELELRTTLIRDFIGSREEIASIAAWISENIKNSEVTYVLQQGIPEYSLRESLRETQVLEREELYELGKIAKSFLNDVRIRTKENGEEIIFDSM; this is translated from the coding sequence ATGAGATTAAACTATGCTGGTATAGTCCCAATCTCGACCGTAGACTGGAGAGGAAGAGCAGCAGTCACCATCTTTTTTCGAGGATGTCCCCTTCGCTGTGCCTACTGCCTGAACCATCAATACCTTGATGAGTCGAAATACGTGGAACTGGACTTTGTAAAAGATCAAATTAAAAAATCAAAGCCTTTTGTGAGTGCAGTTGTATTTTCAGGAGGAGAGCCTCTGATGCAGGATGTAATTGTGCCTCTTGCAGAGTTCGTGAGAGAAATGGGGCTTGCAATAGGAATTCACACAAACGGCTGCTACCCTGAGATGGCAAATGAACTGATTAAACGAAAGCTGGTTGATAAATTTTTTGTCGATATAAAAGCTCCACCAGATAATCCCGATCTTTACGGGAAAGTTGCGGGCTTCGGAGAATATGAAGCCGTGAAAAAAACACCTGAAAAGATTATTACATCTTTAATAGAGACTCTCGAAATTGTAGATTCCTGCGGCATGGAACTGGAACTCAGGACGACACTAATCAGGGACTTTATCGGAAGCAGGGAAGAGATTGCCAGCATAGCTGCCTGGATCTCAGAAAATATTAAGAACAGCGAAGTTACGTATGTGTTGCAGCAGGGCATCCCGGAGTACAGTTTGCGTGAAAGTCTGAGGGAGACACAGGTGCTTGAAAGGGAAGAACTGTACGAACTGGGGAAAATAGCAAAAAGCTTCCTGAATGATGTGAGAATAAGAACAAAAGAGAACGGAGAAGAAATTATATTTGATTCAATGTAA
- a CDS encoding helix-turn-helix domain-containing protein, whose product MNVADKVIKSAFESDEVFQKTLSTVIKEDLNLTAVDFAKKANIPPSTLYKILSGNRDPNIKTLRQIVKTIRDIKVSDSGEFIAVIAARSVLDNIVETKKKISGRLITIREYSATSMEEAIIAAVNAERDGAKALVCAPIVSPTVEKIVNIPVTTIIPKNSLIDAIELALKKME is encoded by the coding sequence ATGAATGTTGCAGACAAGGTTATCAAATCCGCATTCGAATCCGATGAGGTTTTTCAAAAAACGCTTTCCACTGTAATTAAAGAGGATCTTAACCTCACTGCTGTGGATTTTGCCAAAAAAGCAAATATCCCCCCAAGCACCCTTTACAAGATCCTGTCAGGCAATCGGGACCCCAACATTAAAACCCTCCGCCAGATCGTGAAAACCATCCGTGATATTAAAGTATCAGACAGTGGAGAATTTATTGCTGTCATTGCAGCTCGCTCTGTGCTTGACAATATCGTGGAGACAAAGAAGAAGATATCCGGCAGGCTGATTACAATCAGGGAATACTCGGCAACCTCAATGGAAGAAGCTATAATAGCAGCCGTTAACGCCGAGAGAGACGGAGCAAAAGCCCTGGTCTGCGCTCCCATAGTGAGCCCGACTGTAGAAAAGATTGTAAATATTCCAGTCACGACAATTATCCCGAAGAACAGTCTTATAGATGCGATTGAACTTGCGCTTAAAAAGATGGAGTGA
- a CDS encoding S-layer protein domain-containing protein: MKKASLQIFTAIMVLGLFCGAVTAAPSLVADPTPSTNSTVTGIAGTSQIFAIPLNESATVTWNIRGETTTTQTDSNNVATLDHTLQQGSYQVIASIDGLDPIIWNVEGTAGALAIINPNPQTNPSTRIGESQEFSIETNKEANITWYIDGQQVKPAIRAMSDMYQNTTASSAGIYNVTVIAEDGNETASYRWDWTVSAEGVPVNFAPSEETVKVEQGKSQTFSVSSTNNQSINVEWFVNDINQKTDTGVTSSSYELRGDNATVYTLKAVISDPSGVYDQSTRTWNVTIEAPASGNRIWEEGMPTTYTWNAQSYSGFYYDLDSGVSSEEMRIENIERSIDAGNIKYITRPTETDFEYNRWGSYQVIGFMAEKYFAGYSENSVIGDDVSLISDGILSKILIDSDDKKSAYAGDSLILEDGYSLNIVEVDVNGKTVWIQLEKDGNVVDDAFISSGQDYVYETDLGEAEDVPIIIAHFGTVFSGTETSAAFIEGVFQISDNYIEINNGDTFGEMEVKSTSSNEIRMENEDSIGLDKGETIDLMGKIKLRVADDSKLRFAPILDTSESGTYELRGTVYDEDKDGNSTPVWNPFNFEGFYYNIDEGIGTEELRVEELNGRTIPSDKLVYESKPQKVQFEYRNWGNFMVVGFMADKYFAGYDEGAVNGAVDDVSLLSDNILAKILIDSDDRKSMYSGSALVLENGYSLNIVEVDINGDTVWVQLEKDGEVVDEAFVASNQDYIYETDIGEAEDIPLIIVHFGTVFAGTETSAVFTQGIFQISDEYIEIENGESFGEMEVSSVSESGIRMKNDDDIGLDRGETIEIMGNISFKVADDNVLRFYPAVEIQNEDGASRELKISVPDEIVVGDTFDIGVTAGDSPVEGASVNVNTTNIGKTDANGTVKYTAENIGPLKLTAQKDGYTTANKNVNVIPPKEKMTVSVSPETAYVGDTLEIEVVKAIGGDPIEGANVSINGNLVNKTGPDGKVSYKTDKSGTLKLSVTKEGFLDLEEDIRVRDFEAIFEFSNLVVEPLEVSAGKAAKISIDVGNIGNAAGNQSVELFINGNATESKEISLDVGKNTTVTFEHVEEVPGTYRVEVGGETATYTVKEKSSLLLYALGAFFLLIVGGAAYFFTKGGGDISMIQEKIKELKK, from the coding sequence ATGAAAAAAGCTAGTTTACAGATATTTACAGCAATTATGGTGCTGGGGCTATTTTGCGGAGCTGTAACAGCAGCCCCGAGTCTGGTAGCAGACCCTACACCCTCAACGAACTCAACTGTTACAGGGATAGCAGGTACATCTCAAATATTTGCTATTCCTTTAAATGAAAGTGCCACTGTCACATGGAATATAAGAGGAGAGACAACAACAACACAAACCGATAGTAATAATGTTGCAACTCTCGATCATACTCTTCAGCAGGGATCATACCAGGTGATAGCCAGTATAGATGGATTAGATCCAATAATCTGGAATGTAGAAGGTACTGCAGGTGCACTGGCGATTATAAACCCAAATCCTCAGACTAATCCAAGTACAAGAATAGGAGAATCCCAGGAATTTAGCATTGAGACAAACAAGGAAGCAAACATCACCTGGTATATAGACGGACAACAAGTTAAACCGGCTATTAGAGCAATGTCAGATATGTATCAAAACACCACTGCATCTTCAGCAGGCATATATAACGTCACTGTTATAGCCGAGGATGGTAACGAAACTGCAAGCTATAGATGGGATTGGACAGTATCAGCAGAAGGAGTGCCTGTTAATTTTGCCCCCTCTGAGGAAACGGTTAAAGTAGAGCAGGGAAAATCGCAGACCTTCAGTGTAAGTTCTACAAACAACCAGAGTATTAACGTTGAGTGGTTTGTCAATGATATAAATCAAAAAACTGATACAGGCGTGACTTCTTCTTCATACGAACTTAGAGGGGACAATGCGACTGTTTATACACTCAAAGCAGTAATCAGTGATCCCAGCGGCGTATACGACCAATCTACACGGACCTGGAATGTAACAATTGAAGCTCCAGCAAGTGGGAACAGAATATGGGAAGAGGGGATGCCCACTACCTATACCTGGAACGCACAGAGTTACTCAGGCTTCTACTATGACCTTGATTCCGGTGTATCCTCAGAAGAAATGAGGATTGAAAATATAGAAAGAAGTATAGATGCAGGAAACATCAAGTATATAACAAGACCTACTGAGACTGATTTTGAATATAATAGGTGGGGTTCCTACCAGGTTATAGGGTTCATGGCAGAGAAATACTTTGCAGGCTACAGTGAAAACTCAGTTATAGGTGATGATGTTAGCCTGATTTCTGACGGTATTCTCTCCAAGATCCTCATAGACAGCGATGATAAAAAATCAGCGTATGCAGGAGACTCTCTTATCCTCGAAGACGGTTATTCCCTGAATATCGTGGAGGTTGACGTTAATGGGAAAACTGTCTGGATACAGCTTGAGAAAGATGGAAATGTTGTGGATGACGCTTTTATTTCCTCTGGACAGGACTATGTCTATGAGACTGACCTTGGCGAAGCTGAAGATGTACCTATAATCATTGCCCATTTCGGTACAGTTTTCTCAGGCACTGAAACCTCGGCTGCATTTATTGAAGGGGTTTTCCAGATCTCGGACAATTATATAGAAATCAATAATGGAGACACCTTCGGAGAAATGGAAGTAAAGTCCACTAGCAGTAATGAAATAAGAATGGAAAATGAAGATAGTATCGGACTTGATAAAGGCGAAACTATCGACCTCATGGGTAAGATAAAACTCAGGGTTGCCGATGACAGTAAACTGCGTTTTGCTCCCATTCTCGATACCTCAGAATCCGGAACTTACGAGCTTCGCGGGACTGTTTATGATGAGGATAAAGATGGAAACTCTACTCCTGTCTGGAATCCTTTCAACTTTGAAGGTTTCTATTATAACATAGATGAGGGAATCGGAACTGAAGAGCTTAGGGTAGAAGAACTGAATGGCAGGACTATCCCATCCGATAAACTGGTCTATGAATCCAAGCCTCAGAAAGTTCAGTTCGAATACCGTAACTGGGGCAATTTCATGGTCGTAGGGTTTATGGCAGACAAGTATTTTGCAGGATATGATGAGGGAGCCGTTAACGGAGCAGTAGACGACGTAAGCCTTCTCTCGGATAATATTCTTGCTAAAATCCTTATAGACAGTGATGACAGGAAGTCCATGTACTCAGGTTCTGCTCTTGTGCTTGAAAACGGCTATTCCCTGAACATCGTGGAAGTAGACATTAATGGGGATACTGTCTGGGTACAGCTCGAGAAGGATGGAGAAGTGGTAGATGAGGCTTTCGTTGCCTCCAATCAGGATTATATTTACGAAACCGACATTGGGGAAGCTGAGGATATACCCCTGATCATAGTACACTTCGGCACAGTCTTCGCAGGAACTGAGACCTCGGCTGTTTTCACACAGGGTATTTTCCAGATTTCGGATGAGTACATTGAAATCGAAAATGGAGAAAGCTTTGGCGAGATGGAGGTTAGCAGTGTTTCCGAAAGTGGCATTAGAATGAAGAATGATGATGATATCGGGCTTGATAGGGGAGAAACAATCGAGATCATGGGCAATATCAGCTTCAAAGTAGCTGATGACAATGTTCTCAGGTTCTATCCTGCTGTAGAAATCCAGAACGAAGATGGAGCCAGCAGAGAGCTCAAGATCAGCGTGCCTGATGAGATCGTTGTAGGTGACACTTTTGATATCGGAGTGACTGCAGGTGACAGCCCGGTCGAAGGTGCCAGCGTAAATGTTAACACGACTAATATAGGTAAGACCGACGCTAATGGGACTGTTAAATACACTGCAGAGAATATCGGACCCCTTAAATTGACTGCACAAAAAGATGGATACACAACTGCAAACAAGAACGTCAATGTCATTCCTCCGAAAGAGAAAATGACAGTTAGTGTTTCACCTGAAACGGCTTATGTCGGGGATACCCTGGAAATTGAGGTTGTCAAGGCAATCGGTGGCGACCCAATTGAGGGTGCAAATGTTTCGATTAACGGGAACTTAGTTAACAAAACGGGACCTGATGGAAAAGTCTCCTATAAGACAGATAAAAGCGGCACTCTTAAACTGAGCGTGACAAAAGAAGGATTCCTGGATCTGGAAGAAGATATAAGAGTAAGAGACTTTGAAGCCATCTTCGAATTCTCAAACCTTGTAGTTGAGCCCTTAGAAGTAAGTGCAGGAAAGGCTGCAAAAATCTCAATTGACGTCGGAAACATAGGCAACGCTGCAGGAAATCAGAGTGTGGAATTGTTTATAAACGGAAACGCAACCGAATCAAAAGAAATTTCCCTGGATGTAGGGAAGAACACCACTGTAACCTTTGAGCACGTAGAAGAGGTGCCTGGAACCTACAGGGTAGAAGTTGGAGGAGAAACCGCAACCTACACTGTAAAAGAGAAGTCTTCCTTACTGCTCTATGCGCTTGGAGCCTTTTTCCTGCTAATAGTAGGTGGAGCTGCCTACTTCTTTACAAAAGGTGGCGGGGATATCTCAATGATTCAGGAAAAAATAAAGGAACTTAAAAAGTAA